One window from the genome of Haladaptatus paucihalophilus DX253 encodes:
- a CDS encoding DICT sensory domain-containing protein: protein MDLRETIADVERNRKTLVVYSEDPSTDIADEFETKNVTVRYNRLRGVGPDEFLVIRDRDGFKGAIGLTSLREFLTPPVRVPWSDEFDPSAFRDLLALLGRTLFSSFDRRQMLATSREFEDRAWRVGEGTLHVGFQSLSAFRAQTDVYRRLARETTLDVHIYGRADWQPPRIRNTTYRARKTGEIGSVWFIVYDGGGDDRQKCALVAEERDEGRFFGFWTYDPSTVDDLRTHLERTYG, encoded by the coding sequence ATGGACCTTCGGGAAACCATCGCCGATGTGGAACGCAACCGAAAGACGCTCGTCGTCTACAGCGAGGACCCGTCCACCGACATCGCCGACGAGTTCGAGACGAAAAACGTCACGGTGCGGTACAATCGACTTCGGGGCGTCGGCCCGGACGAGTTCCTCGTCATCCGCGACCGCGACGGATTCAAGGGTGCAATCGGACTGACGTCGCTTCGAGAGTTTCTCACGCCGCCCGTCCGCGTCCCGTGGAGCGACGAGTTCGACCCGTCCGCGTTCCGCGACCTGTTGGCGCTGCTCGGCCGGACCCTGTTCTCGTCGTTCGACCGTCGCCAGATGCTGGCGACGAGCCGCGAGTTCGAGGACCGCGCGTGGCGCGTCGGCGAGGGAACGCTCCACGTCGGCTTCCAGTCGTTGTCCGCGTTTCGCGCACAGACGGACGTGTACCGTCGCCTCGCGCGCGAGACGACCCTCGACGTCCACATCTACGGGCGGGCGGACTGGCAACCGCCGCGTATTCGAAACACGACCTATCGTGCCAGAAAGACGGGCGAAATCGGTTCGGTGTGGTTCATCGTCTACGACGGCGGCGGCGACGACCGGCAAAAATGCGCGCTGGTCGCCGAGGAGCGCGACGAGGGGCGATTTTTCGGCTTCTGGACCTACGACCCCTCGACGGTCGACGACCTCCGAACCCACCTCGAACGGACGTACGGGTGA
- a CDS encoding NUDIX hydrolase has translation MNLGRVADHEPRLVTDEKREAAVLVPIIARDDGPALLFTKRADHLGEHPGQMSFVGGGHEPGDADLWETAVRESNEEIGLRPEEVDGVGRLDDIRTITHYSISPFVVRIPDRQYDPDEREVAEIAVLPVSELTDFDNYENEYREHPRYGEVVIHYFHVDGYTVWGATGRILVQLLELTTDWRAPEKIDRFVDTDPDLG, from the coding sequence ATGAACCTCGGTCGGGTGGCCGACCACGAACCACGGTTGGTCACGGACGAGAAGCGCGAGGCCGCCGTCCTCGTTCCGATTATCGCCCGCGACGACGGCCCAGCCCTTCTCTTCACGAAGCGGGCGGATCACCTCGGCGAACATCCCGGACAGATGAGTTTCGTCGGCGGCGGGCACGAACCGGGAGACGCGGATCTCTGGGAGACGGCGGTCCGGGAGTCCAACGAGGAAATCGGTCTTCGACCGGAGGAGGTCGACGGCGTCGGCCGACTGGACGACATCCGAACGATAACCCACTATTCGATAAGTCCGTTCGTCGTTCGGATTCCCGACCGGCAGTACGACCCCGACGAGCGCGAGGTGGCCGAAATCGCCGTGCTCCCCGTCTCGGAACTGACGGACTTCGACAACTACGAGAACGAGTACCGCGAGCATCCGCGCTACGGCGAGGTGGTCATCCACTACTTCCACGTCGATGGCTACACCGTCTGGGGCGCGACGGGCCGGATTCTGGTCCAACTGCTCGAACTGACGACCGACTGGCGCGCACCGGAGAAGATAGACCGGTTCGTCGATACCGACCCGGATTTGGGATAG
- a CDS encoding DUF7344 domain-containing protein produces the protein MARDTEDTLYDILLDPSLDDDVYRALASRRRRYAVYALMEWDRVSMDELADVLTGWLYASEYRMATPDDRNRLITELRHEHVHMLRKAGLAGYDSSGDGLVLPELAYPVARLLRWARRNEYPN, from the coding sequence ATGGCGAGAGACACGGAGGACACGCTGTACGACATTCTCCTCGACCCGTCGCTCGACGACGACGTGTACCGAGCGTTAGCGAGCCGTCGCCGTCGGTACGCCGTCTACGCGCTGATGGAGTGGGACCGGGTTTCGATGGACGAACTGGCCGACGTTCTCACCGGGTGGCTCTACGCGAGCGAGTACCGAATGGCGACGCCGGACGACCGAAACCGGTTGATTACGGAACTACGCCACGAGCACGTCCACATGCTACGGAAGGCGGGACTCGCCGGGTACGATTCGAGCGGAGACGGACTCGTACTCCCCGAGCTAGCCTATCCGGTCGCCAGACTGCTTCGCTGGGCGCGACGGAACGAGTATCCGAACTGA
- a CDS encoding NAD(P)/FAD-dependent oxidoreductase: protein MHDAIVVGGGIVGASVAYHLARKDVDTLLVDRHDTGRATDAGAGIISPATSSRTASDRWFEFALDAAAYYPELVEHLENEQDGKTGYSDCSLLSVAVGEDEVPEYDAASERIRERQEKYDQPAPGTTEEISSSEAQSRYPPLAETRRCRAYDGAARVDARTFTGALLRAGESHGLTVLDGDVTRIDHENGAVTGVETTDGGRYESDAVAVAGGAWSPRFAESLGVSIPVEPQRGQIIHLDLGETDTSSWPILSPFHGHYMVPWPDNRVAVGATREVGSGFAPHTTAAGVHEVLGEALRVAPGLADAEIDEVRVGLRPRSADQLPVLGAVPTVEGVHLATGHGATGLQLGPYSGKLVADEMRGESVDIETFSVERFE, encoded by the coding sequence ATGCACGATGCAATCGTCGTCGGAGGCGGAATCGTCGGCGCCTCCGTCGCGTACCACCTCGCACGGAAAGACGTGGACACGCTCCTCGTCGACCGCCACGATACCGGACGAGCGACCGACGCCGGTGCCGGAATCATCTCGCCCGCGACCAGCAGTCGCACGGCCTCGGACCGGTGGTTCGAGTTCGCGCTCGACGCGGCGGCGTACTACCCCGAACTGGTCGAGCACCTCGAAAACGAACAGGACGGGAAGACGGGCTACTCCGACTGTTCTCTGCTCTCGGTCGCGGTGGGCGAGGACGAAGTACCGGAGTACGACGCGGCATCCGAACGGATTCGGGAGCGACAGGAGAAGTACGATCAGCCAGCGCCTGGAACGACGGAAGAAATCTCGTCGTCGGAGGCGCAATCGCGGTACCCCCCGCTCGCCGAAACCCGCCGGTGTCGCGCCTACGACGGGGCCGCGCGGGTGGACGCCCGGACGTTCACCGGCGCGTTGCTCCGGGCGGGAGAAAGCCACGGGCTCACCGTCCTCGACGGGGACGTGACCCGAATCGACCACGAGAACGGCGCGGTCACAGGCGTCGAAACCACGGACGGCGGGCGGTACGAATCGGATGCGGTCGCCGTCGCCGGTGGCGCGTGGTCGCCCCGCTTCGCGGAGTCGCTCGGCGTGTCGATTCCCGTCGAACCCCAGCGCGGTCAGATCATCCACCTCGATTTGGGCGAGACGGACACGTCGTCGTGGCCCATCCTCAGCCCGTTCCACGGCCACTACATGGTCCCGTGGCCGGACAACCGCGTGGCGGTCGGCGCGACCCGCGAAGTCGGTTCGGGGTTCGCACCGCACACGACGGCCGCGGGCGTCCACGAAGTGCTCGGCGAGGCGCTCCGCGTCGCGCCCGGCCTCGCCGACGCGGAAATCGACGAGGTTCGCGTCGGGCTTCGTCCGCGCTCCGCCGACCAACTCCCCGTGTTGGGCGCGGTTCCGACCGTCGAAGGCGTTCATCTGGCGACCGGCCACGGCGCGACGGGCCTGCAACTCGGGCCGTACAGCGGCAAACTGGTCGCGGACGAAATGCGAGGAGAGTCCGTCGATATCGAGACGTTCAGCGTGGAACGGTTCGAGTAA
- the solA gene encoding N-methyl-L-tryptophan oxidase, whose translation MTEYDTIVVGVGGMGSATAAHLAERGQDVLGLERYDVPHSMGSSHGLTRIIRKAYYEHPDYVPLLERAYELWDELDAAHSTQLLHKTECVVAGPEGSEKVAGARKSAEEHGLEHELLSGAELGERYPGYDLPDEFVAVVEPDGGFLHVEQCVVAHVNAAHRHGAEIHAREGVLDWEPTADGGVRVETAEDSYTADAMVVTAGAWAANLLPMLETEAVPERQVLGWFQPEHPERFQPDSFPVFIVECEEGYFYGFPEYGVPGYKVGKYNHFHEEVDPDDVAEPTPGDERVLRDFTERYFPDAAGPTMRLETCMFTNSPDEHFIIDTLPDHPQVVVGAGFSGHGFKLSSVVGEILADLAIDDESRHDIELFSLDRF comes from the coding sequence ATGACGGAGTACGACACCATCGTGGTCGGCGTCGGCGGCATGGGGAGCGCGACGGCGGCCCACCTCGCCGAGCGCGGGCAAGACGTATTGGGTCTCGAACGCTACGACGTACCGCACTCGATGGGGTCGTCCCACGGCCTGACGCGAATCATCCGAAAGGCGTACTACGAACACCCGGATTACGTCCCGCTGCTCGAACGCGCCTACGAGCTGTGGGACGAGTTGGACGCGGCCCACTCGACGCAACTGCTCCACAAAACCGAGTGCGTCGTCGCCGGACCCGAGGGAAGCGAGAAGGTCGCCGGTGCGCGCAAATCGGCCGAGGAGCACGGCTTGGAACACGAACTGCTCTCGGGTGCGGAACTCGGCGAGCGCTATCCGGGCTACGATCTGCCCGACGAGTTCGTCGCGGTCGTCGAACCGGACGGCGGGTTCCTCCACGTCGAGCAGTGCGTCGTCGCCCACGTGAACGCGGCCCACCGACACGGCGCGGAGATTCACGCGCGGGAGGGCGTCCTCGACTGGGAGCCGACCGCCGACGGCGGCGTCCGCGTCGAGACGGCAGAAGACAGCTACACCGCCGACGCGATGGTCGTTACGGCGGGCGCGTGGGCCGCGAACCTGCTCCCCATGCTGGAGACGGAGGCGGTGCCGGAGCGACAGGTCTTGGGGTGGTTCCAGCCCGAACATCCCGAGCGGTTCCAGCCCGATTCGTTCCCCGTCTTCATCGTGGAGTGCGAGGAGGGCTACTTCTACGGCTTCCCCGAGTACGGCGTGCCGGGGTACAAGGTCGGGAAGTACAACCACTTTCACGAGGAGGTGGACCCGGACGACGTGGCCGAACCGACCCCCGGCGACGAACGCGTCCTCCGGGATTTCACGGAGCGCTACTTTCCCGACGCGGCGGGACCGACGATGCGCTTGGAGACCTGCATGTTCACCAACTCGCCGGACGAGCACTTCATCATCGACACGCTTCCGGACCACCCGCAGGTCGTCGTCGGGGCCGGGTTTTCGGGCCACGGCTTCAAACTGTCGAGCGTCGTCGGTGAGATTTTAGCGGACCTCGCCATCGACGACGAGAGTCGCCACGATATCGAGTTGTTCTCGCTCGACCGGTTTTGA